The following are encoded together in the Hyalangium ruber genome:
- a CDS encoding ABC transporter permease: protein MRRLIATVFRKEMKDHLRDRRSVLSALAGPLIGPLVFAVMFTLMASWFREGKPLEVPVVGREHAPSLMAFLQRHGATLTEPPADYEALIQAGKLDVVLIIPPDYGKDFSSGHTASVQMVVDNSRNQARSTVRRLQNLLGGYSGMLASQRLWARGVSPELASPVRVDEVDLATPERMAANVLNMIPLFLVFAAFMGGMNVAIDAMAGERERGSLEPLLINPVQRGAVVVGKWLTTVVLACVAVGVCMAAFLVVVHRVPLQDLGVKARFDSVAVLGMIAAVVPLTFFASAGQMLVSTYARSFKEAQTYLQLLLLLPMMPGMVLALSPVQSQPWMFTIPVFSQQLLVGEVMRGQPVGVLPFLLGALGCAVAAALCLALTTRLLAEERIIFGRS from the coding sequence ATGAGGAGGCTCATCGCCACCGTCTTCCGCAAGGAGATGAAGGACCACCTGCGAGATCGGCGCTCGGTGCTGAGCGCGCTGGCCGGCCCGCTCATCGGCCCGCTGGTCTTCGCGGTGATGTTCACGCTGATGGCCTCCTGGTTCCGCGAGGGCAAGCCGCTGGAGGTGCCGGTGGTGGGCCGCGAGCACGCCCCCAGCCTCATGGCCTTCCTCCAGCGCCACGGGGCCACCCTCACCGAGCCGCCCGCCGACTACGAGGCCCTCATCCAGGCCGGCAAGTTGGACGTGGTGCTCATCATCCCCCCGGACTACGGCAAGGACTTCAGCTCGGGGCACACCGCCTCGGTGCAGATGGTGGTGGACAACTCGCGCAACCAGGCGCGCTCCACCGTGCGGCGCCTGCAGAACCTGCTGGGAGGCTACTCGGGCATGCTGGCCAGCCAGCGGCTCTGGGCCCGGGGCGTGTCCCCGGAACTGGCCAGCCCCGTGCGCGTGGACGAGGTCGACCTGGCCACGCCCGAGCGCATGGCCGCCAACGTCCTCAACATGATTCCCCTGTTCCTCGTCTTCGCCGCCTTCATGGGCGGGATGAACGTGGCCATCGACGCCATGGCCGGAGAGCGCGAGCGCGGCTCGCTGGAGCCCCTGCTCATCAACCCCGTGCAGCGCGGCGCGGTGGTCGTGGGCAAGTGGCTCACCACCGTGGTGCTCGCCTGCGTGGCGGTGGGCGTGTGCATGGCGGCTTTCCTCGTTGTCGTCCACCGCGTGCCTCTGCAGGACCTGGGCGTGAAGGCTCGCTTCGACTCGGTGGCGGTGCTGGGAATGATTGCCGCCGTGGTGCCGCTCACCTTCTTCGCCTCGGCGGGGCAGATGCTGGTGTCTACCTATGCGCGGTCCTTCAAGGAGGCGCAGACATACCTGCAACTGTTGCTCTTGCTGCCCATGATGCCGGGCATGGTGCTGGCCCTGTCTCCAGTGCAAAGCCAGCCATGGATGTTCACCATCCCCGTCTTCAGCCAGCAATTGCTGGTGGGAGAGGTGATGCGAGGCCAGCCCGTCGGAGTGCTGCCCTTCCTCCTGGGAGCGCTGGGCTGCGCGGTCGCGGCGGCCCTCTGCCTGGCCCTCACCACGCGGTTGCTCGCCGAGGAGCGCATCATCTTCGGTCGCTCCTGA
- a CDS encoding ATP-binding cassette domain-containing protein, producing the protein MIEVRNLHKRFGKVTAVEDVSFSAADGVVTGLLGPNGAGKTTTLRMLYTLIRPDRGTASIDGIDVAQRPMDVRRAIGVLPDARGLYPRLTAREHARYAGELHGLSGAALEKRVDELVELLDMKDIANRRTEGFSQGERMKVALARALVHGPRNVLLDEPTNGLDVMSTRAVRTLIRRLKTQGHCVLFSSHVMQEVAALCDRIVVVARGRVVAEGTPDELRARTGKENLEEAFVSVIGTDQGLMQ; encoded by the coding sequence ATGATTGAAGTGCGCAACCTGCACAAGCGCTTCGGCAAGGTGACGGCGGTGGAGGACGTGTCCTTCTCCGCCGCCGATGGCGTCGTCACCGGCCTGCTAGGCCCCAACGGCGCCGGCAAGACGACCACCCTGCGCATGCTCTACACGCTCATCCGCCCGGACCGGGGCACCGCCAGCATTGACGGCATCGACGTGGCCCAGCGCCCCATGGATGTGCGCCGCGCCATCGGCGTGCTGCCGGATGCGCGCGGCCTCTACCCGCGCCTCACCGCCCGCGAGCACGCGCGCTACGCCGGAGAGCTCCACGGCCTGTCCGGCGCCGCGCTGGAGAAGCGCGTGGACGAGCTGGTGGAGCTGCTGGACATGAAGGACATCGCCAACCGGCGCACCGAGGGCTTCAGCCAGGGCGAGCGCATGAAGGTGGCCCTGGCGCGCGCCTTGGTCCACGGGCCGCGTAACGTGCTGCTGGACGAGCCCACCAACGGCCTGGACGTCATGAGCACTCGCGCCGTGCGCACCCTCATCCGCCGGCTCAAGACCCAGGGGCACTGCGTGCTCTTCTCCAGCCACGTCATGCAGGAGGTGGCGGCGCTGTGTGACCGCATTGTCGTCGTGGCCCGAGGGCGCGTGGTGGCCGAGGGCACGCCGGACGAGCTGCGCGCCCGCACCGGCAAGGAGAACCTCGAGGAAGCCTTCGTGTCCGTCATCGGCACTGATCAGGGGTTGATGCAATGA
- a CDS encoding DUF2804 domain-containing protein, translating to MTPERELPLPPVPNSVATSQGEPRFGRYQGELREVDLGRLKGRWAPAMAARLLKRKRWLYTFAATPEVAAFFAVVDLSYTSSAFAVAVDLKERRPLCDVSFLGAPGPQAEVGDKPGAGLSASFRTLGGRLSARRGEDDERFQLEVDVSRLRTGSLQSFQWRGELLVAGGPPALTLIAPVDGDGLVNVTQKRSGLLALGSLEVGGRHFRLDGGVGGQDYTQGYLSRHTAWRWAFAAGRLADGTPIGFNFAEGFNEGGGDNENTLWVGDRIYPLARARFEYDRNELLDPWRVTTVDGAVDLHFKPIYVHREEKDLRLVVSHFAQPVGLFEGTVRAGGRTYHLSNVPGVTEDQDMVW from the coding sequence ATGACGCCCGAGAGAGAACTGCCCCTGCCTCCCGTACCGAACTCCGTGGCCACGAGCCAGGGCGAGCCGCGCTTCGGCAGGTACCAGGGCGAGCTGCGAGAGGTGGACCTGGGGCGGCTCAAGGGCCGCTGGGCGCCGGCGATGGCGGCGCGTCTGCTCAAGCGCAAGCGCTGGCTCTACACCTTCGCCGCCACCCCCGAGGTGGCCGCCTTCTTCGCGGTGGTGGACCTGAGCTACACCTCGAGCGCCTTCGCGGTGGCGGTGGACCTGAAGGAGCGGCGGCCGCTGTGCGACGTCAGCTTCCTGGGCGCGCCGGGGCCGCAGGCGGAGGTGGGGGACAAGCCGGGCGCGGGGCTCTCCGCCTCCTTCCGCACGTTGGGAGGCCGGCTGTCGGCGCGGCGCGGCGAGGATGACGAGCGCTTCCAGCTCGAGGTGGACGTCAGCCGCCTGCGCACGGGCAGCCTCCAGTCCTTCCAGTGGCGCGGCGAGCTGTTGGTGGCGGGCGGGCCGCCCGCGCTCACGTTGATCGCGCCCGTGGATGGGGACGGGCTGGTGAACGTGACGCAGAAGCGCAGCGGCCTGCTGGCGCTGGGCAGCCTGGAGGTGGGTGGCCGGCACTTCCGGTTGGATGGCGGAGTGGGCGGGCAGGACTACACGCAGGGCTACTTGTCGCGGCACACCGCGTGGCGCTGGGCGTTCGCCGCGGGTCGCCTGGCGGACGGCACCCCTATCGGCTTCAACTTCGCGGAAGGGTTCAACGAGGGCGGGGGGGACAACGAGAACACGCTGTGGGTGGGAGACCGGATCTACCCGCTGGCGCGCGCGCGCTTCGAGTACGACCGCAACGAGCTGTTGGATCCGTGGCGGGTGACGACGGTGGATGGGGCGGTGGACCTGCACTTCAAGCCCATCTATGTCCACCGCGAGGAGAAGGACCTGAGACTGGTGGTGAGTCACTTCGCGCAGCCGGTGGGGCTCTTCGAGGGCACGGTGCGTGCGGGAGGCCGGACGTACCACCTGTCCAACGTGCCCGGCGTCACCGAGGACCAGGACATGGTGTGGTGA
- a CDS encoding serine/threonine-protein kinase, with protein MSSLQPGTVVGRYRVVRLIAQGGMAEVYRAEQTLTGDISRPVALKVIRPEYSESADFREMFLDEARTACTLSHPNIVHIYEVGEADGLLYMAMELVPGAPLSVVARALHTRGERLTDEGLLAVGIFTCAALEAVHATKGLVHRDVSPQNILLSPKGMLKLIDFGIAQAATNRNFTQAGTTKGKAGYFSPEQAMGKKLDGRSDLFSLGITLYQLAAGTTPLDVSSNVSERHAALVKGKWESLERVSPGLPQGFYTVVGRALQVRPEDRYADAATMREELEAVALARGLSVGPSSLAGYVQEQAGAFSVIPTGVKRLRPSVVNVPSVPSRTSVPTVLARPQVRAALGVVTALLLVGGGLAAWQLSQEPKPPPQEARTPPPVPEPPKPEAPPAMAAAEAAPAPASEPVVAAEAPRDSEEDLVAPLKPGRERSRRETRRPAKPVVAAPAPTEEAAPAEPVPEEVLTGEGTLRIRATISGPVEVKLPGRPRERLPVSIQRMPAGRHAADFFMEDGRTARCRLVVRPDRRTIIAFNGKTCPTE; from the coding sequence TTGTCCTCGCTCCAACCTGGCACCGTCGTCGGCCGCTACCGCGTCGTCCGCCTCATCGCACAGGGCGGGATGGCGGAGGTGTACCGCGCGGAGCAGACGCTCACGGGGGACATCTCCCGGCCGGTGGCGCTCAAGGTCATCCGGCCCGAGTACTCCGAGTCGGCGGACTTCCGGGAGATGTTCCTGGATGAGGCGCGCACGGCTTGCACGCTGAGCCACCCCAACATCGTCCACATCTACGAGGTGGGGGAGGCGGACGGCCTCCTTTATATGGCGATGGAGCTGGTGCCGGGCGCGCCGCTGTCGGTAGTAGCGCGGGCGCTGCACACGCGCGGCGAGCGGCTCACGGACGAAGGGTTGCTGGCGGTGGGCATCTTCACCTGCGCGGCGCTGGAGGCGGTACACGCGACCAAGGGGCTGGTCCACCGGGACGTGTCGCCGCAGAACATCCTGCTGTCGCCCAAGGGGATGTTGAAGCTCATCGACTTCGGGATTGCCCAGGCGGCCACCAACCGCAACTTCACCCAGGCGGGCACGACGAAGGGCAAGGCGGGGTACTTCTCGCCCGAGCAGGCGATGGGCAAGAAGCTGGATGGGCGCAGCGACCTGTTCTCGCTGGGGATTACGCTCTACCAGCTCGCCGCGGGCACCACGCCGCTGGACGTGAGCAGCAACGTCTCCGAGCGCCACGCGGCGCTGGTGAAGGGCAAGTGGGAGTCACTGGAGCGCGTGAGTCCCGGGCTGCCCCAGGGCTTCTACACGGTGGTGGGGCGCGCGCTGCAGGTGCGGCCGGAGGACCGGTACGCCGACGCGGCGACGATGCGCGAGGAGCTGGAGGCGGTGGCGCTGGCACGCGGGCTGTCGGTGGGCCCGTCCTCACTCGCGGGCTACGTGCAGGAGCAGGCCGGAGCCTTCTCGGTCATCCCGACGGGGGTGAAGCGGCTGCGGCCCTCGGTCGTCAATGTGCCCAGTGTGCCCTCGCGCACGAGCGTGCCGACGGTGCTCGCGAGGCCCCAGGTGCGGGCAGCCCTGGGGGTGGTGACAGCCCTGCTCCTGGTGGGAGGAGGGCTGGCGGCATGGCAGCTATCCCAGGAGCCGAAGCCGCCGCCGCAGGAAGCGCGCACGCCGCCGCCTGTCCCCGAGCCCCCGAAGCCAGAGGCGCCACCCGCGATGGCCGCCGCCGAGGCAGCCCCCGCTCCCGCGAGCGAGCCGGTCGTGGCGGCGGAGGCGCCCCGTGACAGCGAAGAGGACCTGGTGGCGCCGCTCAAGCCGGGCCGGGAGCGCTCGCGCCGGGAGACCCGTCGCCCCGCCAAACCGGTGGTGGCCGCACCCGCGCCGACCGAGGAAGCCGCGCCCGCCGAGCCCGTGCCCGAGGAAGTGCTCACGGGGGAGGGCACGCTGCGCATCCGCGCGACGATCAGCGGTCCGGTGGAGGTGAAGTTGCCCGGGCGCCCGCGGGAGCGGCTGCCCGTCTCCATTCAGCGCATGCCCGCCGGGAGACACGCGGCGGACTTCTTCATGGAGGATGGGCGCACGGCACGCTGCCGCCTGGTCGTTCGCCCCGACCGGCGCACCATCATCGCCTTCAACGGGAAGACCTGCCCAACGGAGTAA
- a CDS encoding protein kinase domain-containing protein translates to MALTELRAAQLLMEIYVSEPITSSERASLPILRGRIDRVRELKEAFRKAFNRNPALRSYDDLTAVIDRVVQHERIQDPEARRSVVSPIIDVLAMTFDQPVMSRPFYKKTCREIGDRVALLRLTNTANAPAAINQAVSPRLTALASTESAATPLLHTSPDLHEVGVAYAEVPSPPDLTGTELSPADQPIRAPSSLGLPIALPPKATSLRALQQFLQRKKVSDEAQTLATSQAHLAHAEEQWSADPTSPSSCEAFRAALAAVAENATRLLSSVPDADRVATIARERAALAQELSIAEDVSITDRDYQRLADVGDWVRLRRAAALVHELDRGVLPAWAWPGVLSAQERGSAITRLASVAADSVLLDDLDRALKWSAELSPEERAQLAALREPDELGALFQRLKTAWSAADEELHHRSQLASMLSAMVEVFDQTRQQEILNEALTTPERSATVELCHSAYVKLADLRGDVHANVLQAVLEQIRSLDMNVKLSIETISRARERFPFTRNVDSLHAIFALTNLSFPSNSEPISPKPAEQYKAEISHPLSRQSGMSAQAYAARLIWFRADSAQQYGTVALPVRVTLRPAPTQPVDLSLNIQAEQLTNIPSQWREQVIPRVMRLERLVHITDGSARQDVEILIPITRAEADKVRGRNLKVRIRLSGAALHEAAEQELTWRDLITELPVMESPFPQNVDPDEMLQRPLGIERRFQDVLSLVKAGEKSLIIHAPRRFGKTTLLRALVQKTAALKDVIVLEDVTASGHDVAGIWRLVCGALEARLKRPVHAELEDGLLPRRDAFDQVRQEAAALGVRTIYILIDEAQALFNSIEPKRARQLSERIKERLEKSWGVRTPQTAAIRLGLVGQAHLDALVGANLLGAIQGKISSESIREEELLPVLRKAAEQGEGVQSSSDARQRLVDLAGNIWILDKLLSEILNHCRQRGRAWFVLDDVNAAADRLVAKDRNGQDQHLWTYVRDILNEANDRNDWEPSDAYPVALAWVRARDERTPHDKLQERLQQILQSWSPHYEILSSRVAECMKRLREMGVVTQDGHFTTPILERLLLNRATASDPFGSEDEVEVLYRLGLQKIRRPRSVDESDNFVTSGGQARIYRANEGTQTLAVRCIQLIEPRTRDRFIHEVTLLEKLNEAATYEAADWGKAFVHLPKLVRAGIADDDSNLGVVIYQWIEGAKLERKSLTDLAAITIGASLSSVIELLAAMEVVHRDIKPDNILIKTQTREPVLIDFGLARALSELQTGPESVAGVPEFLPPEVRDENTSRSWTTKGDVYSFGKTLKVCLKQDPSKGLRQLLDDLTAKDPTRRPTPRIIRERFDQLKDDLRLTSRLTEFQDRLTTFATEDAVVGKFIRTAAPDIWACKVGIVTSDELRVTSIASFLENCFEHIIRTQHSHLIDEFRQQGTNYLLHAERILKRESSWKELKTFGLKQEVRACGYLRNADAHPEDFASNMERAYRAVGKQRPFQVERREKDPVLRDIVLQTAGLMEKIYNPSRLRPLIEYWLQPLA, encoded by the coding sequence TTGGCGCTAACCGAGCTTCGTGCCGCACAACTCTTGATGGAGATCTACGTAAGTGAGCCGATTACGTCCTCCGAGAGGGCATCGCTTCCTATTCTTCGCGGGCGAATTGATCGCGTTCGCGAGCTAAAGGAAGCCTTCCGCAAAGCGTTCAACAGGAATCCGGCTCTACGAAGTTATGACGATTTGACAGCCGTCATTGATCGAGTCGTTCAACACGAACGAATCCAAGATCCCGAAGCACGCCGAAGTGTCGTGAGTCCGATCATAGACGTGCTGGCCATGACATTTGATCAGCCCGTTATGTCTCGGCCTTTCTACAAGAAGACGTGCAGGGAAATCGGAGATCGCGTAGCGCTACTGCGCCTTACTAATACGGCCAATGCACCAGCAGCAATAAACCAAGCAGTTTCACCCCGGCTTACAGCGCTAGCATCGACGGAGTCCGCTGCTACTCCCCTCCTCCATACATCTCCTGATCTGCACGAGGTGGGAGTGGCGTATGCCGAAGTTCCTTCTCCGCCGGATTTAACAGGCACTGAGTTATCTCCTGCAGACCAGCCCATTCGAGCGCCGTCGTCGCTTGGGCTACCAATCGCACTTCCTCCTAAAGCAACAAGCCTTCGAGCACTTCAACAGTTTCTCCAGCGCAAGAAAGTATCGGACGAAGCTCAAACACTCGCTACATCGCAGGCACACCTTGCACATGCCGAGGAGCAATGGTCTGCTGACCCTACAAGTCCAAGCTCCTGCGAAGCTTTTCGTGCTGCACTCGCTGCAGTAGCCGAAAATGCAACACGCTTATTATCTTCAGTCCCAGATGCAGACCGAGTTGCTACCATTGCCCGAGAACGCGCGGCTCTTGCCCAAGAACTTTCAATCGCTGAAGATGTATCAATTACAGATCGCGATTATCAACGCCTTGCCGACGTTGGGGATTGGGTACGGCTTAGACGTGCAGCAGCGCTAGTTCACGAACTCGACCGTGGCGTGCTGCCAGCATGGGCTTGGCCAGGAGTACTTTCTGCCCAGGAACGCGGCTCAGCAATCACTCGCCTAGCTTCCGTAGCAGCAGACAGTGTGTTGCTGGACGATCTAGACCGTGCCTTGAAGTGGTCCGCTGAACTTTCCCCTGAAGAGCGTGCTCAGCTCGCTGCACTCCGCGAACCTGATGAACTGGGTGCTCTTTTTCAGCGCCTCAAGACCGCATGGTCAGCCGCCGACGAGGAACTTCATCACCGTTCACAACTCGCCAGCATGCTCTCAGCGATGGTTGAAGTATTCGACCAGACTCGTCAGCAAGAGATTCTCAACGAAGCACTCACCACTCCAGAGCGGAGTGCTACGGTTGAACTCTGCCACTCAGCTTATGTGAAGCTTGCTGACCTGAGAGGCGATGTCCATGCGAACGTTCTTCAGGCGGTCCTAGAGCAGATTCGTTCTCTTGACATGAATGTGAAATTGAGTATCGAAACCATCTCTAGAGCTCGCGAGCGCTTTCCGTTCACTCGGAATGTAGACTCGTTGCACGCAATTTTTGCACTTACGAATCTAAGTTTCCCATCCAACTCCGAACCTATCTCGCCCAAACCTGCCGAGCAGTACAAAGCAGAAATCTCACATCCACTTTCACGCCAATCTGGAATGAGTGCCCAAGCATATGCTGCACGCTTGATTTGGTTTCGCGCAGACTCGGCCCAGCAATACGGGACAGTAGCACTCCCCGTACGCGTTACCTTACGCCCAGCTCCGACTCAGCCGGTGGATCTTTCTCTTAATATCCAAGCCGAGCAGCTCACCAACATTCCAAGTCAGTGGCGAGAACAAGTTATCCCCCGCGTTATGCGTTTGGAGCGGCTTGTCCACATCACGGACGGTAGTGCGCGTCAGGATGTCGAAATTCTTATCCCAATTACGCGTGCAGAAGCTGATAAGGTGCGCGGGCGGAATCTTAAAGTACGCATTCGTCTTAGCGGCGCTGCGTTACATGAAGCCGCCGAGCAAGAACTTACCTGGAGGGATTTGATAACCGAACTACCCGTCATGGAATCTCCGTTCCCACAGAACGTCGATCCAGACGAGATGCTTCAGCGCCCATTGGGTATTGAACGGCGCTTCCAGGACGTCTTGTCGCTCGTGAAGGCTGGCGAGAAATCGCTCATCATACATGCTCCTAGGCGTTTTGGAAAGACCACTCTACTGCGAGCGCTTGTCCAGAAGACCGCCGCACTAAAAGACGTGATCGTTTTGGAGGATGTGACAGCAAGTGGACACGATGTCGCGGGGATATGGCGTCTCGTATGTGGTGCGCTAGAGGCTCGCCTGAAGCGTCCAGTCCATGCTGAGCTTGAGGATGGTCTTCTTCCTCGCAGAGACGCATTCGATCAGGTGCGCCAAGAGGCTGCAGCGTTGGGAGTGCGCACCATCTATATTCTCATTGATGAAGCGCAGGCACTTTTTAACAGCATCGAGCCCAAAAGAGCTCGGCAGCTTTCCGAACGTATCAAGGAGCGACTGGAGAAGAGTTGGGGTGTTCGCACACCACAGACTGCGGCAATTCGCCTTGGTCTTGTCGGTCAAGCACATCTTGATGCATTAGTGGGCGCGAATCTTCTCGGCGCAATCCAAGGCAAGATTTCGTCCGAGTCAATTCGTGAGGAAGAGTTACTTCCTGTTCTGCGCAAAGCTGCAGAGCAGGGCGAGGGCGTCCAGAGTTCATCAGATGCGAGGCAGCGCTTAGTTGATCTTGCAGGCAACATCTGGATTCTCGACAAGCTTTTGAGCGAAATACTCAACCACTGCCGCCAACGTGGTCGTGCTTGGTTCGTTTTAGATGACGTTAATGCTGCTGCCGACAGGCTTGTAGCAAAGGATCGGAACGGCCAAGATCAACACCTCTGGACCTATGTTCGGGACATTTTAAATGAAGCGAACGATCGAAATGATTGGGAACCAAGCGACGCGTATCCCGTTGCTCTAGCATGGGTGCGCGCGCGCGACGAACGGACGCCCCACGATAAGCTCCAAGAACGCTTACAGCAAATTCTGCAAAGTTGGAGCCCGCACTACGAAATCCTAAGCTCACGGGTTGCCGAATGTATGAAGCGACTCCGAGAGATGGGCGTAGTGACTCAAGACGGGCACTTCACCACGCCTATACTAGAGCGCCTTCTGCTCAACCGAGCCACTGCTTCAGATCCATTTGGATCAGAAGACGAGGTAGAGGTGCTATATCGACTGGGGCTTCAGAAGATTCGAAGGCCTCGCTCGGTTGACGAATCAGACAACTTTGTCACTAGTGGAGGCCAAGCACGCATTTATCGAGCAAATGAAGGCACACAGACTCTTGCCGTTCGTTGTATTCAACTTATCGAGCCTAGGACCCGCGATCGCTTCATCCATGAGGTGACACTGCTTGAAAAATTGAATGAAGCCGCCACTTACGAGGCCGCTGACTGGGGGAAAGCCTTCGTACACCTGCCCAAACTTGTGCGCGCAGGAATTGCGGATGACGACTCAAATCTCGGCGTTGTCATCTACCAATGGATTGAAGGTGCAAAACTTGAGCGCAAGTCCCTTACGGATCTTGCGGCAATCACTATTGGCGCAAGCCTCTCGTCGGTAATCGAATTACTTGCCGCAATGGAAGTAGTTCATCGCGACATCAAACCTGACAATATTCTCATCAAAACACAGACCCGAGAGCCAGTATTAATTGACTTCGGACTCGCTCGCGCCTTGTCAGAACTGCAAACTGGCCCAGAGTCCGTTGCAGGTGTCCCCGAGTTCCTACCTCCTGAGGTGCGTGACGAAAATACGTCGCGCAGTTGGACGACCAAGGGAGACGTGTACTCCTTTGGAAAGACTCTAAAGGTATGCCTTAAGCAAGATCCATCAAAGGGCCTTAGGCAACTACTAGACGATCTCACTGCGAAAGACCCTACCCGTCGGCCAACTCCTCGCATTATTCGCGAACGCTTTGACCAACTTAAGGACGATCTCCGGCTCACAAGCCGCCTTACGGAGTTCCAGGATCGCCTAACAACATTTGCTACAGAGGATGCAGTTGTTGGTAAGTTTATTCGAACTGCTGCGCCTGACATATGGGCATGCAAGGTAGGCATTGTTACGTCGGATGAACTGCGAGTAACCTCGATTGCGTCGTTTCTGGAAAACTGCTTCGAACATATCATCCGCACGCAGCACTCTCATTTGATTGACGAATTCCGCCAGCAAGGAACCAATTACCTGCTTCATGCAGAGCGCATACTCAAGCGTGAGTCGAGTTGGAAAGAGTTAAAGACCTTTGGCCTAAAACAGGAAGTGCGGGCGTGCGGATATCTGCGCAATGCGGACGCCCATCCAGAGGACTTTGCCTCTAACATGGAACGAGCTTACCGCGCAGTCGGCAAGCAGCGACCATTTCAAGTAGAGCGCCGCGAAAAAGACCCAGTCCTTCGAGATATTGTTCTGCAAACAGCGGGGCTCATGGAGAAGATCTACAATCCCTCACGGCTTCGTCCACTCATTGAGTATTGGTTACAGCCCTTGGCCTGA
- a CDS encoding DUF2378 family protein, which produces MRPSLTPVPLGVEPMTRSILFEGLFVHGLPRNEAFEAELRQAGFDRGDLLPQYPLRLFRQCMDIACRHFYPGLPVEEGRRKLGHHFVQGFTRTVLGGAVAVGMPLIGPVRFLKKFPEHLRFDTSPILVQAVEVGERSFRMEFRTGVGLSPHFLRGMLEEGLRMTRVNPTLRVVRHSPISFDLHITW; this is translated from the coding sequence ATGCGGCCATCCCTGACGCCAGTCCCCCTGGGCGTCGAACCCATGACGCGCTCCATCCTCTTCGAGGGCCTGTTCGTTCACGGGCTGCCGCGCAACGAGGCTTTCGAGGCGGAATTGCGCCAGGCGGGCTTCGACCGGGGCGACTTGCTGCCGCAGTACCCGCTGCGGCTGTTCCGGCAGTGCATGGACATCGCCTGTCGCCACTTCTACCCGGGGCTCCCCGTCGAGGAGGGCCGGCGGAAGCTGGGCCACCACTTCGTGCAAGGCTTCACCCGCACGGTGCTGGGCGGAGCGGTGGCGGTGGGCATGCCGCTCATCGGCCCGGTGCGCTTCCTCAAGAAGTTCCCGGAGCACCTGCGCTTCGACACCTCGCCCATCCTCGTCCAGGCGGTGGAGGTGGGCGAGCGCAGCTTCCGCATGGAGTTCCGCACGGGCGTGGGCCTGTCGCCCCACTTCCTCCGGGGGATGCTGGAGGAGGGCCTGAGGATGACGCGCGTCAACCCCACGCTCCGGGTGGTGCGCCACTCGCCTATCAGTTTCGATCTGCACATCACCTGGTAG